In Fusobacterium canifelinum, a genomic segment contains:
- a CDS encoding YiiX/YebB-like N1pC/P60 family cysteine hydrolase has product MKNFKIILILISLLFLTACSSVQTVPKYEEKKNVKWKQVEPPVIILNLEPGDIVIKEKTINPIGMFGHVAVMKNDKTIVDYPKFWNKSYTIDIDYWLEEGRDILVLRYKDMTDEFRKRLIKNMGKYFGKDYRISSDRMNTEGFYCSQYIWYIYYITAQEMGFELDLDSDGGPYVLPYDFINSPYLEIVN; this is encoded by the coding sequence ATGAAAAATTTTAAAATAATATTAATACTAATAAGTTTACTCTTTTTAACAGCCTGTTCAAGTGTCCAAACAGTTCCTAAATATGAAGAAAAGAAGAATGTTAAGTGGAAACAAGTAGAGCCACCTGTTATAATTCTAAATCTTGAACCTGGTGATATTGTAATTAAAGAAAAAACTATAAATCCTATTGGAATGTTTGGTCATGTAGCTGTAATGAAAAATGATAAGACTATTGTTGACTATCCAAAATTTTGGAATAAATCATATACTATTGATATTGACTACTGGTTAGAAGAAGGTAGAGATATTCTGGTTCTTAGATATAAAGATATGACTGATGAATTCAGAAAAAGATTAATAAAAAATATGGGGAAATATTTTGGAAAAGATTATAGAATAAGTTCTGATAGAATGAATACAGAAGGTTTTTATTGTTCTCAATATATTTGGTATATCTACTATATTACTGCACAAGAAATGGGCTTTGAATTAGATTTAGATTCTGATGGAGGACCTTATGTATTACCTTATGATTTTATAAATTCCCCTTATTTAGAAATAGTAAATTAG